From one Brevibacterium sp. 'Marine' genomic stretch:
- a CDS encoding MFS transporter, translating to MTQQKDIDGIEPVRRGAVAQPIGAGRISVDEAPLNRLVLLVAVAAFGGIFIDGYILGVIGGAVSPAAAELGLSALGQGLIAASALIGIFVSGLFFGRIADRYGRKRVFFWNLVGFVVVSLAQLFVVGTWDLVAMRLLLGLLIGVEYAVGTALLAEFTPRRHRSVLLGSIAAFWFIGFISAFVVAHVWDADSWRMLLASSAVPALVVLILRMALPESPRWLQAQGRTDEAQAIITAHYGPQYGLPPAPAEVVKTRLRDFFRENDTRTIIYSGLFWFCQVGPLFAIFTFIVPVLDDLDLNNGFSTDLLMNALQLLGAGVGLWLLWLLPRRTFVNWTFALMVVLLVVLGGWTDLPSLVVLIVFGAFVLIITASNSIQYVYPPEMFTTRFRSTGVGYAAAFSRVGAAGATYLFPVTLDHLGVSSTLLIAAIFPLVGFVASIFWAPETKYSALDV from the coding sequence ATGACACAGCAGAAGGACATCGACGGCATCGAGCCGGTCCGTCGTGGTGCTGTCGCGCAGCCGATCGGTGCCGGGCGGATCTCGGTCGATGAGGCCCCGCTCAATCGGCTCGTGCTCCTCGTCGCGGTGGCGGCCTTCGGTGGAATATTCATCGACGGCTACATCCTCGGGGTCATCGGCGGGGCGGTCTCTCCGGCAGCTGCGGAACTGGGACTGTCGGCGCTGGGGCAGGGACTCATCGCGGCGAGTGCGCTCATCGGCATCTTCGTCTCCGGCCTGTTCTTCGGACGGATCGCCGACCGCTATGGGCGCAAGCGGGTGTTCTTCTGGAACCTCGTCGGCTTCGTCGTCGTCTCCCTGGCCCAGCTCTTCGTCGTCGGCACCTGGGATCTCGTGGCCATGCGGCTGCTGTTGGGGCTGCTCATCGGCGTCGAGTACGCGGTCGGCACGGCCCTGCTCGCAGAGTTCACTCCGCGCCGCCACCGCAGCGTCCTGCTCGGATCGATCGCGGCCTTCTGGTTCATCGGGTTCATCTCCGCCTTCGTCGTCGCCCACGTCTGGGACGCGGACTCCTGGCGGATGCTCCTGGCCAGCAGCGCGGTGCCGGCACTCGTCGTCCTCATCCTGCGGATGGCGCTGCCCGAGTCGCCGAGGTGGCTGCAGGCGCAGGGCCGCACGGACGAGGCGCAGGCGATCATCACCGCGCACTACGGCCCGCAGTACGGACTGCCTCCGGCCCCGGCCGAGGTGGTCAAGACCCGGCTGCGGGACTTCTTCCGGGAGAACGACACCCGCACGATCATCTACTCCGGGCTGTTCTGGTTCTGCCAAGTGGGACCGCTGTTCGCGATCTTCACGTTCATCGTGCCGGTGCTCGACGACCTCGATCTCAACAACGGGTTCTCCACCGATCTGCTCATGAACGCGCTCCAGCTCCTCGGCGCCGGAGTGGGGCTGTGGCTGCTGTGGCTGCTGCCGAGACGCACCTTCGTCAACTGGACCTTCGCGCTCATGGTGGTCCTGCTCGTCGTCCTCGGCGGGTGGACTGATCTGCCGTCGCTTGTCGTGCTCATCGTCTTCGGCGCTTTCGTCCTCATCATCACCGCATCGAACAGCATCCAGTATGTCTATCCCCCGGAGATGTTCACCACCCGGTTCCGCAGCACCGGCGTCGGCTACGCCGCGGCATTCAGCCGGGTCGGTGCTGCCGGAGCCACCTATCTGTTCCCGGTCACGCTCGACCACCTGGGAGTTTCGAGCACCCTGCTCATCGCGGCGATCTTCCCCCTGGTCGGGTTCGTCGCCTCGATCTTCTGGGCACCGGAAACCAAATACTCCGCATTGGACGTCTGA
- a CDS encoding iron-sulfur cluster-binding domain-containing protein: MRSSAAPATPLAQRVRGLEMPWNRVLSSTAGPAGAATALGPWHPQEFTAECVETIPEAGGMMVFVFRRMDGAPLAFRSGQYINIDFPIDGPNAEPASRSYSISSAPTEPWTFSITIKCDEKGRVSPWAHENIRPGTTLDMLGPVGAFHLADYDRRARFLLLAAGAGITPLMSMIRTVHALPGQADVVLLYHGSAPDSFAFSEELDFLAKADFRIKVIYCLGDRECGEEWTGRTGRLSQELLEELVPDANGRQVFACGPEGYLNSATELLRSVGVDDTSVFMEFFSGDREIRAEYAEEVAIAGEIAEEIAATTEEYFESQPAALDLYEPEYDADGPIEAVGAPTEAVDAEAVVPVEDEVEIEVVGVTDENLAEAGPGSASNAGSTGSAGSRTAASATGSSDDDETEVVDPAALPTVGEGEHTMSFVRTGLNVCVGEDETVLQAARKAGVKIPANCQEGMCGSCKIVKLDGDVEMNHLGGIRAREIDAGKFLPCCSTAKTDLVIDA; encoded by the coding sequence ATGAGGTCCTCCGCTGCGCCGGCGACACCGCTCGCCCAGCGGGTTCGGGGCCTGGAGATGCCGTGGAACCGGGTGCTGTCGAGCACCGCGGGACCGGCCGGGGCCGCCACCGCGCTCGGCCCCTGGCACCCGCAGGAGTTCACCGCCGAATGTGTGGAGACCATCCCCGAGGCGGGTGGCATGATGGTCTTCGTCTTCCGTCGCATGGACGGTGCGCCCCTGGCGTTCCGCTCCGGGCAGTACATCAACATCGACTTCCCCATCGACGGACCGAATGCCGAACCGGCCTCCCGCAGCTATTCGATCTCGTCGGCTCCGACCGAACCGTGGACGTTCTCGATCACGATCAAATGCGACGAGAAGGGGCGGGTGTCTCCGTGGGCACACGAGAACATCCGACCCGGAACGACCCTGGACATGCTCGGCCCTGTCGGGGCCTTCCACTTGGCCGACTATGACCGGCGGGCTCGTTTCCTGCTGCTCGCGGCCGGGGCCGGGATCACCCCGCTGATGTCGATGATCCGGACCGTCCATGCCCTGCCCGGGCAGGCCGACGTCGTCCTCCTCTACCACGGTTCGGCCCCCGACTCCTTCGCCTTCTCCGAGGAGCTCGACTTCCTCGCCAAGGCAGACTTCAGGATCAAGGTCATCTACTGCCTCGGCGATCGCGAGTGCGGTGAGGAGTGGACGGGGCGGACGGGTCGTCTGTCGCAGGAGCTGCTCGAGGAGCTCGTCCCCGATGCCAACGGCCGGCAGGTCTTCGCCTGCGGTCCGGAGGGCTACCTCAATTCCGCGACCGAGCTGCTGCGCAGCGTCGGCGTCGACGACACCTCGGTGTTCATGGAGTTCTTCTCCGGCGACCGCGAGATCCGTGCCGAATACGCCGAGGAAGTCGCCATCGCCGGTGAGATCGCCGAGGAGATCGCGGCGACGACCGAGGAGTACTTCGAGTCCCAGCCCGCCGCGCTGGATCTGTACGAACCCGAGTACGACGCCGACGGACCCATCGAGGCCGTCGGGGCGCCGACCGAAGCCGTCGACGCCGAGGCGGTCGTACCCGTCGAAGACGAGGTCGAGATCGAGGTCGTCGGGGTCACCGACGAGAACCTCGCCGAGGCGGGTCCGGGGTCCGCGTCGAACGCTGGGTCGACGGGTTCGGCGGGGAGCCGGACGGCCGCCTCGGCGACGGGATCTTCCGACGATGACGAAACGGAGGTCGTCGACCCCGCCGCACTGCCTACTGTGGGTGAGGGCGAGCACACGATGTCGTTCGTGCGCACCGGCCTCAACGTCTGCGTCGGGGAGGACGAAACGGTCCTCCAGGCCGCGCGGAAGGCGGGGGTGAAGATCCCCGCGAACTGCCAGGAGGGCATGTGCGGATCCTGCAAGATCGTCAAGCTCGACGGGGACGTCGAGATGAATCATCTGGGCGGAATCCGCGCCAGGGAGATCGACGCGGGCAAGTTCCTGCCGTGCTGCTCGACGGCGAAGACCGACCTCGTCATCGACGCCTGA
- a CDS encoding SDR family oxidoreductase: protein MSTTGTAVVSGPAGRLVGTTIMAIGCGTPDGEVNNGFAAAIGFLREGAKVCIVDRDPGALDEATRALAEAAARADSNGADLTGRCHLGGVDLDAQLTTVVADVGDEDSLAAAFAHCADRLGGPTVLHYNVGIVVNGGVDDLATDGFRRALDINLTGAFSAIKHALPHMRAAGHGSIITVSSVGGMRYMGYDYPAYAASKAGLIELTKVVGAQYASEGIRANSIAPGLIETPLIHRSISGHYDSVEEMLAARHAQSPTGKMGRPDDVADLAVFLASRESAYINSTLIPVDGGLTHYAGMPKR, encoded by the coding sequence ATGAGCACAACAGGCACGGCAGTCGTGTCAGGGCCGGCAGGTAGGTTAGTCGGCACGACGATCATGGCCATCGGTTGCGGCACTCCGGACGGGGAGGTGAACAACGGCTTCGCTGCGGCCATCGGATTCCTTCGCGAGGGGGCGAAGGTCTGCATCGTCGACCGTGACCCAGGTGCGCTTGACGAAGCGACACGGGCCCTCGCCGAGGCGGCCGCCCGGGCCGACTCGAACGGGGCGGATCTCACCGGGCGGTGCCACCTCGGTGGGGTTGATCTCGACGCTCAACTGACCACGGTCGTCGCCGATGTCGGCGACGAGGACTCGCTGGCGGCGGCGTTCGCGCATTGCGCCGACCGCCTCGGCGGGCCGACCGTGCTCCATTACAACGTCGGCATCGTCGTCAACGGAGGAGTCGACGACCTCGCCACCGATGGCTTCCGCCGAGCCCTCGACATCAACCTCACCGGGGCGTTCTCCGCGATCAAGCATGCCCTGCCGCATATGCGCGCGGCCGGGCACGGGTCGATCATCACGGTGTCCTCGGTCGGCGGGATGCGCTATATGGGCTATGACTACCCGGCGTATGCGGCGTCGAAGGCCGGGCTCATCGAACTGACGAAGGTCGTCGGCGCGCAGTACGCCTCCGAAGGCATCCGCGCGAACTCGATCGCTCCGGGGCTCATCGAGACCCCGCTCATCCATCGTTCGATCTCGGGTCACTACGACTCGGTCGAGGAGATGCTCGCCGCCCGGCACGCGCAGTCACCGACCGGGAAGATGGGCCGGCCCGACGACGTCGCCGACCTCGCGGTGTTCCTCGCATCACGCGAATCGGCTTACATCAACTCCACGCTCATCCCCGTCGACGGGGGACTGACCCATTACGCGGGGATGCCGAAACGATGA
- a CDS encoding thiolase domain-containing protein gives MSSPAIIGWSHGKFGRSESPLPQMMADVARDAIAEAGLEPADIDVIHVGVFNNGLSRQGFEAALPGTVFPELARTPAHRHENACATGSAAIFAAHDSIAAGRHKTALVIGAERMTQASGHDVNEVLLSASFREEEEHFKSFAGVFGEIARQYFARYGDHSEALAKIAAKNHANGSQNPLAHMQKDLGFDFCNTVSEKNPYVAEPLRRTDCSMVSDGAAALVLAAEDVAASAPQAVTWRGMGNANDVLPLSQRDPLEMAGARAAMNQALTAAGIGIDDLDFLETHDCFTIAELLEYEAFGLAAPGQGRTLLDDGTTEIGGRLPVNPSGGLKSKGHPIGATGVSMHALAAAQLTGRSPGIQIESPELAGVFNMGGAAVSNFASVLERVR, from the coding sequence ATGTCCTCACCTGCGATCATCGGCTGGTCCCACGGCAAGTTCGGCCGGTCCGAATCACCGCTGCCCCAGATGATGGCCGACGTCGCCCGCGATGCCATCGCCGAGGCGGGACTGGAACCGGCCGACATCGACGTCATCCACGTCGGCGTCTTCAACAACGGACTCTCTCGCCAAGGATTCGAAGCCGCCCTGCCGGGCACCGTGTTCCCCGAACTCGCCCGCACGCCCGCCCACCGGCACGAGAACGCCTGCGCCACGGGATCTGCCGCGATCTTCGCCGCCCACGACTCCATCGCCGCCGGCCGCCACAAGACGGCCCTGGTCATCGGTGCCGAACGCATGACTCAGGCCTCCGGTCACGACGTCAATGAGGTGCTGCTCAGCGCCAGCTTCCGGGAAGAGGAAGAGCACTTCAAATCTTTCGCCGGAGTCTTCGGCGAGATCGCCCGCCAGTACTTCGCCCGCTACGGCGACCACTCGGAGGCACTGGCGAAGATCGCCGCGAAGAACCACGCGAACGGATCGCAGAATCCTCTGGCGCATATGCAGAAGGACCTCGGCTTCGACTTCTGCAACACCGTGAGCGAGAAGAACCCGTACGTCGCCGAACCCCTGCGCCGCACCGACTGCTCGATGGTCTCCGACGGAGCCGCGGCGCTGGTCCTGGCCGCCGAGGATGTCGCCGCCTCCGCGCCGCAGGCCGTGACGTGGAGGGGCATGGGCAACGCCAACGACGTCCTGCCGCTGTCCCAGCGCGACCCGCTCGAGATGGCGGGAGCCCGCGCGGCCATGAACCAGGCGCTCACGGCCGCCGGCATCGGCATCGACGACCTCGACTTCCTCGAGACCCACGACTGCTTCACCATCGCCGAACTCCTCGAATACGAAGCCTTCGGCCTCGCCGCCCCCGGTCAGGGACGCACCCTGCTCGACGACGGCACCACCGAGATCGGCGGTCGTCTGCCCGTCAACCCCTCCGGCGGACTCAAGTCCAAGGGCCACCCCATCGGCGCGACCGGTGTATCCATGCACGCCCTGGCCGCCGCTCAGCTGACCGGTCGGTCACCCGGCATCCAGATCGAGTCCCCGGAACTCGCCGGAGTCTTCAACATGGGCGGTGCCGCCGTGTCGAACTTCGCCTCCGTCCTCGAGCGCGTCCGCTGA
- a CDS encoding aromatic ring-hydroxylating dioxygenase subunit alpha has protein sequence MRLDTRRAGFSLEAPFYTDPNLFNLDMQAIFGQHWVFACSVAEIPEPGDYVTLDYGPYSLIVLHNDDGGVNVLHNVCRHRGARVLTDPQGTTGNLVCGYHSWTYSPEGDLIHASAPGEMTFDKSCYALKRAHGKIAAGLVFICLAEEPPTDFHETAKIFEPYIGPHELGKTKVAYQQNIVEEGNWKLVMENNRECYHCDGHPELACSLFPTWGLTDETIPPHLEDVWERNQQAQASLEYRCRRYGLPYEVVEELDTRVGGIRISRESLDGAGESFSADGRRLSKKLLGDLPDFRLGRCSMHLQPNSWFHLLGDHVITFGAYPINAHQTLVRTTWLVADDAVEGVDYDLETLTHTWKQTNLQDKAFVELCQQGAASPFYEQGPYMKSEYQVEAFINWYVTRMREHIG, from the coding sequence ATCAGACTCGACACCCGTCGAGCCGGCTTCTCGCTCGAGGCGCCGTTCTACACCGACCCGAATCTGTTCAACCTCGACATGCAGGCCATCTTCGGCCAGCATTGGGTCTTCGCCTGCAGCGTCGCCGAGATCCCCGAGCCCGGTGACTACGTCACGCTCGACTACGGTCCGTACTCACTCATCGTTCTGCACAATGACGACGGCGGAGTCAATGTCCTCCACAATGTGTGCCGCCACCGCGGGGCACGAGTCCTCACTGACCCGCAGGGCACGACGGGCAACCTCGTCTGCGGCTACCACTCGTGGACCTACTCGCCCGAGGGCGACCTCATCCACGCCTCGGCGCCGGGCGAGATGACCTTCGACAAGTCCTGCTACGCGCTCAAGCGCGCGCACGGCAAGATCGCCGCCGGGCTCGTGTTCATCTGCCTGGCCGAGGAGCCGCCGACGGACTTCCACGAGACCGCGAAGATCTTCGAACCCTATATCGGCCCGCACGAGCTGGGGAAGACGAAGGTCGCGTACCAGCAGAACATCGTCGAGGAGGGCAACTGGAAACTCGTGATGGAGAACAACCGCGAGTGCTACCACTGCGACGGCCATCCGGAGCTCGCCTGCTCGCTGTTCCCGACCTGGGGCCTGACCGACGAGACGATCCCTCCCCATCTCGAGGATGTATGGGAGCGCAACCAGCAGGCGCAGGCCTCCCTCGAATACCGCTGCCGCCGCTACGGCCTGCCTTATGAGGTCGTCGAAGAGCTCGACACCCGCGTCGGTGGGATCCGCATCTCCCGCGAATCACTCGACGGGGCGGGGGAGTCCTTCTCCGCAGACGGGCGTCGGCTGTCGAAGAAGCTGCTCGGCGACCTGCCCGACTTCCGGCTCGGACGGTGTTCGATGCACCTGCAGCCGAACTCTTGGTTCCACCTCCTCGGCGATCATGTCATCACCTTCGGCGCGTACCCCATCAACGCACACCAGACGCTGGTGCGCACCACCTGGCTCGTTGCCGATGATGCCGTCGAAGGCGTCGACTACGACCTCGAGACGCTCACCCACACGTGGAAGCAGACGAATCTTCAGGACAAAGCCTTCGTCGAACTCTGCCAGCAGGGAGCGGCGAGCCCGTTCTACGAGCAGGGCCCGTACATGAAGAGCGAATACCAGGTCGAGGCCTTCATCAACTGGTACGTGACTCGGATGCGGGAGCACATCGGATGA
- a CDS encoding FAD-dependent oxidoreductase has protein sequence MPKTSPRVVIIGAGIVGANLADELAQLGWTNTLVIEQGPLTIPGGSTSHAPGLVFSSNGSKSMTEFAQYTIEKLTSLKDADGRGSFLPVGGLEIATTEDRLQDLHRRAGWNRSYGVDADVIDADECAKLFPMLNRDMVHGGLLTPGDGLALAAKGTQLVIERARAAGVEFRDRTTVTDIETTGGRVSAVIAGEDRIPADIVVSCAGFWGPKIGEMVGTPIPLLPLGHQFAWTTEVPSLIGKNEVPAGAQAPILRYQDKDLYYREWGERIGIGSYAHRPMPVDLDTLQTYSPDEITSERMPSSLEFTPDDFAPEWEATKTLLPELAQTQIQRGFNGIFSFTPDGGSLVGQSRQVDGFFVAEAVWVTHGAGIARAVAELIAEGRSKTDLSGIDLNRFEDVQTTPDYVSETSQQNFVEIYDIIHPLQPRVSPRDLRSSPFRRQQEELGAFFLETSGWERPHWFDANAALLEEMPSEWAAPERDAWADQFHSPIAAAEAWKTRTSVAMFDMTQLKRFEVTGPGAGELLHGMTTSSMLRKPGAVSYTLLLDEAGGITSDITVAILDEETYQVGANSNIDFAAISRAAKHQSAADPSKWVTVRETTPGTCCIGLWGPLARDVIAKVTDEDFSDAGLKYFRTKPAVLGGVPVTAMRLSYVGELGWEIYTSADLGSRLWDVLWEAGEEFGIIAGGREAFNSMRLEKGFRSFGTDMTSEHEPVQAGLGFAVKASKTDDFIGKAALESRAAEATTKLTCLTLDVPSDVVLGNEPVYVVGGSGVADGYVTSAAYGYTIGKSIAYAWLPNTLSVGDAVEIEYLGRRLPATVTAEPLFDPEMTRLKG, from the coding sequence GTGCCGAAGACATCACCACGAGTCGTCATCATCGGAGCCGGCATCGTCGGCGCCAACCTCGCCGACGAACTCGCGCAGCTGGGCTGGACCAACACCCTCGTCATCGAACAGGGCCCGCTGACCATCCCGGGCGGCTCGACCTCCCACGCCCCGGGACTCGTCTTCTCGTCGAACGGGTCGAAGTCGATGACCGAGTTCGCGCAGTACACGATCGAGAAACTCACCTCGCTCAAGGACGCCGACGGCCGCGGCTCGTTCCTGCCCGTCGGCGGACTCGAGATCGCCACCACCGAGGATCGTCTGCAGGATCTGCACCGCAGGGCCGGATGGAACCGGTCCTATGGGGTCGACGCCGACGTCATCGACGCCGACGAGTGCGCGAAGCTCTTCCCCATGCTCAACCGGGACATGGTCCATGGCGGACTGCTCACTCCGGGTGACGGGCTTGCATTGGCGGCGAAGGGAACTCAGCTCGTCATCGAACGTGCCCGTGCTGCGGGAGTCGAATTCCGCGACCGGACCACGGTGACCGACATCGAGACGACTGGCGGGCGGGTCAGCGCCGTCATCGCCGGTGAGGATCGGATCCCCGCCGATATCGTCGTCTCCTGCGCCGGATTCTGGGGACCGAAGATCGGTGAGATGGTCGGCACCCCGATTCCGCTGCTGCCGCTGGGCCACCAATTCGCCTGGACCACCGAGGTGCCCTCGCTCATCGGCAAGAACGAGGTGCCCGCCGGGGCACAGGCGCCGATCCTGCGCTACCAGGACAAGGACCTGTACTACCGCGAATGGGGTGAGCGGATCGGCATCGGCTCCTACGCCCACCGTCCGATGCCCGTTGACCTCGACACCCTGCAGACCTACTCGCCGGACGAGATCACATCCGAACGGATGCCCTCGAGCCTCGAGTTCACTCCGGACGACTTCGCCCCCGAATGGGAGGCGACGAAGACTCTGCTGCCCGAACTCGCACAGACGCAGATCCAGCGCGGGTTCAACGGAATCTTCTCGTTCACCCCGGACGGCGGTTCGCTGGTCGGACAGTCCCGTCAGGTCGACGGATTCTTCGTCGCCGAGGCGGTGTGGGTGACCCATGGCGCCGGTATCGCCCGCGCCGTGGCTGAGCTCATCGCCGAAGGCCGGTCGAAGACCGACCTGTCCGGCATCGATCTCAACCGGTTCGAGGACGTGCAGACGACTCCGGACTACGTCAGCGAGACCTCGCAGCAGAACTTCGTCGAGATCTACGACATCATCCACCCGCTGCAGCCGCGGGTCTCCCCGCGTGACCTGCGGTCGAGCCCGTTCCGGCGGCAGCAGGAGGAGCTCGGTGCGTTCTTCCTCGAAACCTCCGGCTGGGAGCGTCCGCACTGGTTCGACGCGAACGCTGCTCTGCTCGAGGAGATGCCGTCCGAGTGGGCGGCACCGGAACGCGACGCCTGGGCGGATCAGTTCCACTCGCCCATCGCGGCGGCCGAAGCGTGGAAGACGCGCACCTCGGTGGCGATGTTCGACATGACCCAGCTCAAACGCTTCGAAGTCACGGGGCCCGGTGCCGGCGAACTGCTGCACGGGATGACCACCTCGTCGATGCTGCGCAAGCCCGGAGCGGTCAGCTATACGCTGCTGCTCGATGAGGCCGGAGGCATCACGAGCGACATCACGGTTGCGATCCTCGACGAAGAGACCTACCAGGTGGGAGCGAACTCGAACATCGATTTCGCCGCCATCTCACGGGCGGCCAAGCACCAGTCCGCCGCCGACCCGTCGAAGTGGGTGACCGTGCGCGAGACGACTCCGGGCACCTGCTGCATCGGGCTGTGGGGACCCCTGGCCCGGGACGTCATCGCCAAGGTCACCGATGAGGACTTCAGCGACGCCGGCCTCAAGTACTTCCGGACGAAGCCCGCAGTGCTCGGGGGAGTGCCGGTCACGGCGATGCGCCTGTCCTACGTCGGCGAACTCGGCTGGGAGATCTACACCTCGGCGGATCTGGGTTCGCGACTGTGGGATGTGCTGTGGGAGGCCGGTGAGGAATTCGGCATCATCGCCGGAGGCCGCGAGGCGTTCAACTCGATGCGCTTGGAGAAGGGCTTCCGGTCCTTCGGCACCGACATGACCAGCGAACACGAACCGGTTCAGGCCGGACTCGGATTCGCCGTGAAGGCCTCGAAGACCGACGATTTCATCGGCAAGGCCGCGCTCGAGTCCAGGGCGGCGGAGGCGACGACGAAGCTGACCTGCCTCACCCTCGACGTGCCCTCGGACGTTGTGCTCGGCAACGAGCCGGTGTACGTGGTCGGCGGCTCGGGTGTCGCGGATGGGTACGTCACCTCGGCGGCGTACGGCTACACGATCGGGAAGTCGATCGCCTACGCCTGGCTGCCGAACACCCTGTCGGTCGGTGACGCCGTGGAGATCGAATACCTCGGCCGTCGCCTGCCGGCCACAGTCACCGCCGAGCCGCTCTTCGACCCCGAGATGACTCGCCTCAAGGGGTGA
- a CDS encoding AMP-binding protein, with protein MRAVSQTSPAKDFTPTPRRGVNVSHFLTQTARRLPDRLAVVDDDHGLRWTWAELDARAEALAAALQAGGVDRRDTVLLVSANHAEVIQSFWGILRSGGVIAPPNAALSTEELLGISAEVAPAAVIADRAHSDFVTALEGTGFTGPVFWIGDLPTGAEAAGTTGTAPAEGAAPAEAVDSTVDEDDPCWYFFTSGSTGRPKAATFTHRHLGAVLMNHRCDLFPNEDETGASLVLAPLSHGAGIHMLGQVFGGTPSVIHPGGKPSVESLWPAIDAYGITNAFTVPTILNRIVAGFPDGRGPEDHTLERVIYAGAPMLATDQARALERLGPCLVQYFGLAEVTGAITILRPEDHGVIPVDDAGIGTCGRARTGVEIVIVDETGTHLPTGVQGEVCVAGPTVCAGYLGRPDANAESFAGGLFHTGDVGYLDDRGYLFLTGRKSDMYISGGSNVYPREIEELLLTDAEVAQAVVVGVPDPQWGEIGVAVIERAKAPAGADAGPGGGDRADAANTSSIADLAERLTALCKSGLAAYKVPKEIHVVETMPVTAYGKLARKELKAEYSQGRGSAR; from the coding sequence ATGCGCGCCGTCTCCCAGACCTCCCCGGCCAAGGACTTCACGCCCACACCTCGGCGCGGGGTCAACGTCTCCCACTTCCTCACCCAGACCGCCCGACGTCTGCCCGACCGCCTCGCCGTCGTCGACGACGATCACGGGCTGCGGTGGACCTGGGCCGAACTCGACGCCCGCGCCGAGGCGCTCGCCGCCGCCCTCCAAGCCGGTGGCGTGGATCGTCGCGACACCGTCCTCCTCGTCTCGGCCAACCACGCCGAGGTGATCCAGTCGTTCTGGGGGATTCTGCGCTCCGGCGGGGTCATCGCCCCACCGAACGCGGCCCTGTCGACCGAGGAGCTGCTCGGCATCAGCGCCGAGGTGGCCCCCGCGGCCGTCATCGCCGACCGCGCCCACTCCGACTTCGTCACGGCCCTCGAAGGCACGGGCTTCACCGGCCCCGTCTTCTGGATCGGGGACCTGCCCACCGGCGCCGAGGCGGCCGGAACCACGGGGACCGCACCGGCCGAAGGAGCCGCACCGGCCGAGGCCGTCGACTCGACCGTCGATGAGGACGACCCCTGCTGGTACTTCTTCACCTCCGGGTCGACCGGCCGACCCAAGGCCGCGACGTTCACGCACCGCCACCTCGGCGCGGTGCTCATGAATCACCGCTGCGACCTCTTTCCCAATGAGGACGAGACGGGAGCCTCGCTCGTGCTCGCGCCGCTGTCGCACGGGGCGGGCATCCATATGCTCGGGCAGGTCTTCGGCGGCACCCCGTCGGTCATCCACCCCGGCGGCAAGCCCAGCGTGGAGTCCCTGTGGCCGGCCATCGACGCCTACGGGATCACGAACGCCTTCACCGTGCCGACCATCCTCAACCGCATCGTCGCCGGCTTTCCCGACGGACGCGGACCCGAGGACCACACCCTCGAGCGGGTCATCTACGCAGGTGCCCCGATGCTCGCGACCGACCAGGCCCGGGCGCTCGAGCGGCTCGGACCCTGCCTCGTCCAGTACTTCGGACTCGCAGAGGTGACCGGAGCGATCACGATCCTCCGTCCCGAGGATCACGGAGTCATCCCCGTCGACGACGCCGGCATCGGCACCTGCGGCCGTGCCCGCACCGGAGTCGAGATCGTCATCGTCGACGAGACCGGCACGCATCTGCCCACCGGTGTTCAGGGCGAAGTCTGCGTGGCCGGACCGACCGTGTGCGCAGGCTACCTCGGTCGCCCCGATGCCAATGCCGAATCCTTCGCCGGCGGACTCTTCCACACCGGCGACGTCGGCTACCTCGACGACCGCGGGTACCTGTTCCTCACCGGCCGCAAATCCGATATGTACATCTCCGGCGGATCGAACGTCTACCCCCGCGAGATCGAGGAGCTCCTCCTCACCGACGCCGAGGTGGCCCAGGCCGTCGTCGTCGGCGTGCCCGACCCGCAGTGGGGCGAGATCGGCGTGGCCGTCATCGAACGCGCGAAGGCGCCGGCCGGTGCCGATGCTGGTCCCGGCGGCGGCGACCGGGCCGATGCCGCGAATACGAGCAGCATCGCCGACTTGGCCGAGCGGCTGACCGCGCTGTGCAAGTCGGGGCTCGCCGCGTACAAGGTGCCCAAGGAGATCCACGTCGTCGAGACGATGCCGGTGACGGCCTACGGCAAACTCGCGCGCAAGGAACTCAAAGCCGAATACTCACAGGGACGGGGCAGCGCACGATGA